Proteins from a single region of Chryseobacterium sp. T16E-39:
- the hflX gene encoding GTPase HflX: MLEKKEHNYEKAVLVGVITQNQDEEKLMEYMDELEFLAFTAGATVQKRFTQKLTQPDSKTFIGSGKALEIKEYVKENEIGTVIFDDELSPSQLKNLEREMEIKILDRTNLILDIFAQRAQTSYARTQVELAQYQYLLPRLTRMWTHLERQKGGIGMRGPGETEIETDRRIIRDRITLLKDKLKTIDKQMATQRNNRGKVVRAALVGYTNVGKSTLMNSLSKSEVFAENKLFATLDTTVRKVVIGNLPFLLTDTVGFIRKLPTQLVESFKSTLDEVREADLLIHVVDISHESFEDHIESVNNVLMEINAHQKPMIMVFNKIDDFSYEKKDDDDLTPSTKKNISLEEWKKTWMARSKYPAVFISALKKENFPEMKKLIYDEVMKIHISRFPYNDFLFEYFDNDEEEENND; encoded by the coding sequence ATGCTAGAAAAGAAAGAACATAATTACGAGAAAGCAGTTTTAGTAGGTGTTATTACTCAAAATCAGGATGAAGAAAAACTGATGGAGTATATGGATGAACTGGAGTTTTTGGCTTTCACGGCAGGCGCCACAGTACAAAAGCGTTTCACACAAAAATTAACTCAGCCAGATTCCAAAACCTTTATCGGAAGTGGAAAGGCACTGGAAATAAAAGAATACGTAAAAGAAAACGAAATTGGAACGGTAATTTTTGATGATGAGCTCTCGCCATCACAGCTTAAAAACCTGGAGAGAGAGATGGAGATCAAGATTTTAGACCGAACCAATCTTATTCTTGATATTTTTGCCCAGCGGGCACAAACCTCCTATGCAAGAACTCAGGTAGAACTGGCTCAATATCAGTATCTTTTACCGAGACTTACCAGGATGTGGACTCACTTGGAGCGTCAGAAAGGGGGGATTGGGATGCGCGGTCCCGGTGAAACGGAAATTGAAACTGACCGCCGTATCATCCGCGACAGAATTACTTTGTTAAAAGACAAATTAAAAACCATTGATAAGCAAATGGCGACTCAGCGTAATAATCGTGGGAAAGTTGTCCGTGCTGCTTTAGTGGGATATACCAACGTAGGTAAGTCTACCTTAATGAATTCTCTTTCAAAATCTGAAGTCTTTGCTGAAAATAAATTATTTGCAACACTGGATACGACGGTTAGAAAGGTTGTAATTGGGAATTTGCCATTTTTGCTTACGGATACGGTAGGGTTTATCAGAAAATTACCGACACAATTGGTAGAATCGTTTAAATCTACTTTGGATGAGGTTCGTGAGGCAGATCTGCTCATTCACGTGGTTGATATCTCTCATGAAAGCTTTGAAGATCATATAGAATCTGTAAATAATGTATTAATGGAGATCAATGCTCATCAAAAGCCAATGATTATGGTTTTTAATAAGATTGATGACTTCAGTTACGAGAAAAAAGATGATGATGATCTTACACCATCCACAAAGAAGAATATTTCGCTTGAAGAATGGAAAAAAACATGGATGGCCAGATCCAAATATCCAGCTGTATTTATTTCCGCACTAAAAAAAGAAAACTTTCCGGAAATGAAGAAATTAATTTATGATGAGGTTATGAAAATTCATATTTCAAGATTTCCATATAATGATTTCCTGTTTGAATACTTTGATAATGATGAAGAAGAAGAAAACAACGATTAA
- a CDS encoding S46 family peptidase translates to MKRLFLLFTFLLGFAQMRADEGMWLLMLIKRLNGVDMQKEGLHLTPEEIYSVNNSSLKDAIVSFGGFCTGEIVSDKGLIFTNHHCGYGAVAAASTPEKDYLKNGFWAMKQKDEFNAKDLYVRFLVRMDDASQRINAKLNNKMTGEERKAVIDAEIKAIQAENSENGKYTVVVRDFFNGNEFYYFVYQDYKDIRLVGAPPSSLGKFGGDTDNWEWPRHTADFTVFRVYADAAGNPAEYSPSNTPLKPKHFLPVSLKGIKPGDFSMILGYPGRTNRYLTSYGIQQMVNKDYPAWVEASKLAMDVMKKYMDKDKGTQLSYASQYASVANYWKNRQGTIDAVIKNGTITDKQKIEANFKQWSLQPANIEYDGVLDDISIYYKQVSNRNVERNYASQLSRNAKYISLAFQVGSVLKSYAEQDMAGRLAMKAKVEASVKAAYENFNTKLEGEMLNSMVGLYQSRVDKDVASPTIMALDSKNLSNVAYSSIFANKTSVTNFILNPDRLKLDADPLLKIANGVATDQRLSSEKFSKIDDNFAKNNRMFLAGLMKSMPEKKFYPDANSTMRLTYGTVDKLPIRTDRNYFGVTDNYYTDMTGLVGKYKKGDEEFDLPQRVIDLYNMKDFGQYADAAGYMPVNFLSNNDITGGNSGSPVIDGDGNLIGIAFDGNSEALSGDIVFEQEWQKTINVDVRFVLWTIDKYAGARRLIDELKLVRSENTPADTKTRPAKAEHVKAAKNKK, encoded by the coding sequence ATGAAAAGACTATTTCTACTATTCACTTTTTTATTGGGCTTTGCCCAGATGAGAGCGGATGAGGGTATGTGGCTGTTAATGCTCATCAAAAGATTAAATGGTGTTGACATGCAAAAAGAAGGTTTGCATTTAACCCCTGAAGAAATTTACTCGGTAAACAATTCAAGTTTAAAAGATGCTATTGTAAGCTTTGGAGGCTTCTGTACAGGTGAAATCGTTTCCGATAAAGGACTTATTTTCACAAACCACCACTGTGGTTATGGTGCTGTTGCTGCAGCTTCTACTCCAGAAAAAGATTATTTGAAAAATGGTTTCTGGGCAATGAAGCAAAAAGACGAATTTAACGCTAAAGATCTGTACGTTAGATTTTTAGTAAGGATGGATGATGCTTCACAAAGAATCAACGCCAAACTAAACAACAAAATGACCGGTGAGGAAAGAAAAGCTGTGATTGATGCTGAAATAAAAGCAATTCAGGCTGAAAACTCTGAAAACGGAAAATATACGGTAGTAGTAAGAGATTTCTTTAACGGAAACGAGTTCTACTATTTTGTTTATCAAGACTATAAAGATATCAGATTGGTTGGTGCTCCACCTTCTTCATTAGGTAAATTCGGAGGGGATACAGACAACTGGGAGTGGCCAAGACATACTGCAGACTTTACAGTTTTCAGAGTGTATGCTGATGCTGCAGGAAATCCGGCAGAATATTCTCCAAGCAATACTCCTTTAAAGCCTAAACATTTCTTACCTGTTTCTCTTAAAGGAATTAAGCCAGGTGACTTTTCTATGATTTTAGGATACCCGGGAAGAACAAACCGTTATTTAACATCTTACGGGATCCAACAGATGGTAAACAAAGATTATCCAGCTTGGGTAGAAGCATCTAAACTTGCAATGGATGTGATGAAGAAGTACATGGATAAAGATAAAGGAACTCAGCTTAGTTATGCTTCTCAGTATGCTTCAGTAGCTAACTACTGGAAAAACAGACAGGGAACAATCGACGCCGTGATCAAAAACGGAACGATTACAGACAAACAAAAGATTGAAGCTAATTTCAAGCAATGGTCTTTACAACCTGCCAATATAGAATATGATGGTGTATTAGATGATATTTCTATCTATTATAAGCAGGTTTCTAACAGAAATGTTGAAAGAAATTATGCTTCTCAACTTTCAAGAAATGCAAAATATATCAGCCTAGCTTTCCAGGTTGGCTCTGTCCTTAAGTCTTACGCTGAACAAGATATGGCTGGAAGATTAGCAATGAAAGCAAAAGTAGAAGCTTCTGTAAAAGCAGCTTACGAAAACTTCAACACTAAACTGGAAGGAGAAATGCTTAACTCAATGGTTGGCCTTTACCAATCCAGAGTAGATAAAGATGTTGCCTCTCCGACTATTATGGCATTAGATTCTAAGAATCTTTCAAACGTTGCGTATTCTTCAATTTTTGCCAATAAAACATCTGTAACCAACTTTATTTTAAATCCGGACCGTCTGAAACTTGACGCAGATCCACTTTTAAAAATAGCTAATGGCGTTGCGACAGATCAGAGGTTATCTTCTGAAAAATTCTCTAAAATTGATGATAACTTTGCGAAGAACAACCGTATGTTCCTGGCTGGTTTAATGAAATCAATGCCTGAGAAAAAGTTCTACCCTGATGCAAACTCTACTATGAGATTAACTTATGGAACAGTAGACAAATTACCAATCAGAACTGATAGAAACTATTTTGGTGTTACAGACAACTATTATACCGATATGACCGGTTTAGTTGGTAAATACAAAAAAGGAGATGAAGAATTTGATCTTCCTCAAAGAGTAATTGACCTTTACAACATGAAAGACTTCGGCCAGTATGCTGATGCTGCAGGCTACATGCCAGTGAACTTCCTTTCTAATAATGATATTACAGGAGGAAACTCTGGTTCACCAGTAATTGATGGTGACGGTAACCTTATTGGTATTGCATTTGACGGAAACAGTGAAGCATTAAGTGGTGACATTGTTTTTGAACAGGAATGGCAAAAAACAATTAACGTTGATGTTCGTTTCGTATTGTGGACTATTGACAAATACGCTGGTGCAAGAAGATTGATTGACGAGTTAAAGTTAGTAAGAAGTGAAAACACTCCTGCTGATACAAAAACCCGTCCAGCAAAAGCAGAGCACGTAAAAGCAGCTAAAAATAAGAAATAA
- a CDS encoding LytR/AlgR family response regulator transcription factor — protein sequence MIIDDNELDRLVLHHYINQYDHIEIVASFDSAEKAIPYLDLPIDVLFIETKLPGMSGIEFCKLAYKIPICIFTSAHCEFAAEAFELDILDFIKKPLKADRFHHSIQKLFDFLEMKEKSECLDILLGENNIKIKEGSTILQIKITDILYLEALKDYTRIVTPEKKHCILDSIGNLLHQNYFDSFVRIHRSYAVPKYLIRSKTPHEVELTHQIKLPIGRTYKNNLAFFDTHNQQSL from the coding sequence ATGATTATTGATGACAACGAACTGGACAGACTCGTTCTTCACCACTATATCAACCAATACGATCATATAGAAATCGTTGCTTCCTTTGATTCAGCCGAAAAAGCAATTCCTTACCTTGACCTTCCTATAGACGTTTTATTTATTGAAACCAAACTACCAGGAATGAGCGGAATTGAATTTTGTAAATTAGCCTATAAAATCCCTATTTGTATTTTTACAAGCGCTCATTGTGAATTTGCCGCAGAAGCTTTCGAGCTTGATATTCTAGATTTTATTAAAAAACCTTTAAAGGCAGATCGCTTCCATCACTCTATCCAGAAACTTTTTGATTTCCTGGAAATGAAAGAAAAAAGTGAATGCCTTGATATCTTACTGGGAGAAAATAATATTAAAATAAAAGAAGGAAGCACCATCCTTCAAATCAAAATAACCGATATCCTTTATCTGGAAGCACTAAAAGATTATACACGAATCGTAACTCCTGAAAAAAAACACTGCATTCTCGATTCTATCGGCAACCTTCTCCATCAAAACTATTTTGATTCTTTCGTAAGAATACACCGGAGCTACGCCGTTCCCAAATACCTGATCCGCAGCAAAACACCTCACGAGGTAGAGTTGACCCATCAAATCAAACTTCCTATAGGTAGAACCTACAAAAACAATCTCGCATTTTTCGACACGCACAATCAGCAATCCCTCTGA
- a CDS encoding DUF6876 family protein has product MKNFTESTSAFYNHFETTGTFHTPSSPSVLKSKTMSNKHHLRRNSANELYDVYSYSQDLHDYKDGYKLTEGINDLVTFEDCSWLFEMILDEQLNLNSENQIWILKRTIPNSFTLTCKNKSGHKLAEIKNLEANFYFDDLTVIKKDKLFCLPTEENLY; this is encoded by the coding sequence ATGAAAAATTTCACAGAATCTACAAGTGCCTTTTATAATCATTTTGAGACAACAGGGACTTTTCATACACCAAGTTCTCCTTCCGTTTTAAAATCAAAAACCATGAGTAACAAACACCATCTAAGAAGAAATTCTGCCAATGAGCTATACGATGTTTATTCGTACTCTCAGGATCTACACGACTATAAGGATGGCTATAAATTAACAGAAGGAATCAATGATTTGGTAACTTTCGAAGATTGCAGTTGGTTATTTGAAATGATATTGGATGAACAGCTTAACTTGAATTCTGAAAATCAAATATGGATTCTAAAAAGAACGATTCCAAATTCTTTTACGCTTACCTGCAAGAACAAATCAGGACATAAGTTGGCAGAAATAAAAAATCTGGAGGCAAACTTTTATTTTGATGACCTAACTGTTATAAAAAAGGACAAACTATTTTGCCTTCCAACAGAGGAAAATCTTTATTAA
- a CDS encoding T9SS-dependent choice-of-anchor J family protein, with the protein MKKILLSLALLPLLANAQVTTFPWVETFETSSSTASLWTQVYESGSKQWSTVQTAYAGYTTGPYQGSLMAEFDITSFTGATTKYVSPVLDLSSVSNPSLEFYYRNRDWGGDQNELKVYYRTSSAAAWTLISTYNSSVSPWTSSGVLPLPSPSATYQIALEGVAMYGYSINVDEVTVSAGALSTSEVNHKKDLFKLYPNPTSDYVNITSETKISEISIIDLSGKKMGTFSVEGLTAKISVQELPSGNYIIKVNNADGSVSSQKFIKK; encoded by the coding sequence ATGAAAAAAATTTTACTTTCTTTAGCATTATTACCTTTATTGGCTAATGCACAGGTTACTACTTTCCCATGGGTGGAAACATTTGAAACGTCTTCCTCTACAGCTTCTTTATGGACTCAGGTATACGAGTCAGGGAGTAAGCAGTGGAGTACTGTTCAAACAGCATATGCTGGTTACACAACTGGACCATACCAAGGTTCTTTAATGGCTGAATTTGATATTACTTCATTTACTGGAGCGACTACGAAATATGTTAGTCCGGTACTGGACCTGTCTTCTGTATCAAATCCTTCTTTAGAGTTTTATTACAGAAACAGAGATTGGGGAGGGGATCAGAATGAGCTAAAGGTTTATTACAGAACTTCATCTGCGGCAGCATGGACTTTAATCAGTACATATAATTCTAGTGTATCGCCTTGGACGTCTTCTGGAGTATTGCCTCTTCCTTCTCCCTCTGCGACTTATCAAATTGCCCTTGAGGGGGTTGCAATGTATGGATATTCTATTAATGTTGATGAAGTTACGGTAAGTGCAGGGGCACTTTCAACTTCTGAAGTAAATCACAAAAAAGATTTGTTTAAGTTATATCCGAATCCAACATCTGATTATGTAAATATTACATCAGAGACTAAAATTTCAGAAATCTCGATAATCGATCTGAGCGGGAAGAAGATGGGTACCTTTAGCGTTGAGGGGTTGACGGCCAAGATTTCTGTACAGGAACTGCCATCCGGAAATTACATTATTAAGGTTAATAATGCTGATGGATCAGTGTCTTCTCAGAAGTTTATCAAAAAATAG
- a CDS encoding META domain-containing protein, which yields MKKIFISLFGILFLGMMVNCSSVPDKNPSIQREWMLISFGNFSKDQMVKSRAGINLTAKMEGGKIRGGAFMGCNRMFFTGEFKNNGKMKISGVGSTMMACQDMKLERAFVNSFERITQYSVEGHFLTLSDNKGVVMKFVASDWD from the coding sequence ATGAAAAAAATATTTATTAGTCTTTTTGGAATTTTGTTTTTGGGAATGATGGTTAATTGTTCTTCGGTACCAGACAAGAATCCATCGATTCAAAGAGAATGGATGCTTATTTCTTTTGGAAATTTCAGTAAGGATCAGATGGTTAAAAGTAGAGCTGGGATTAATCTCACTGCAAAAATGGAAGGAGGTAAAATTCGGGGCGGAGCTTTTATGGGATGTAATAGAATGTTTTTTACAGGAGAATTTAAAAATAACGGCAAAATGAAGATTTCAGGAGTTGGAAGTACGATGATGGCCTGTCAGGATATGAAGCTCGAGCGTGCATTTGTGAATAGCTTTGAAAGGATTACCCAATATTCTGTAGAAGGTCACTTTCTTACTTTGTCAGATAATAAAGGAGTGGTGATGAAATTTGTAGCTTCGGATTGGGATTGA
- a CDS encoding MsnO8 family LLM class oxidoreductase: protein MNDQTENISEKKIMKLSILDQSPVIAGTHTEDTLNTSVELAQWAEYLNYESILFSEHHGVPAYASSSPEILAAIVLGKTKKIKVGTAGIMLRNYSAYKISEVTKLLASVFPGRFILGLGKAPGGLKMSSLALNNDKLPTVSTISEKLQDIVAYLSDDATVTQERYGELIAQPQFLHQKPEVLWLGSGSNSAKEAAKNGLGYSYSHFLLDQRENESTNIYKNQFQPGNIMKIPHLQIAVSVSVAEDFDTAKRNAYPMTYQFLEARRGLAPSPLMHPDEVEDRIFTPEDKNDFNNVLKNIIIATPDTIHKKLSEITDFYQTNKLIILSNIYDKELRFKNYEWIANHTP, encoded by the coding sequence ATGAATGATCAAACAGAAAACATTTCAGAAAAGAAAATCATGAAACTGAGCATTCTGGATCAGTCTCCCGTAATTGCGGGCACCCATACGGAAGACACCCTGAACACCAGCGTTGAGCTTGCCCAGTGGGCAGAATATTTAAATTATGAAAGCATTCTGTTTTCGGAGCATCATGGTGTTCCCGCCTATGCAAGCTCAAGTCCTGAAATCCTTGCCGCTATCGTATTGGGAAAAACAAAAAAAATAAAAGTGGGCACAGCAGGTATTATGCTTCGTAATTATTCGGCTTACAAGATATCAGAAGTAACAAAATTACTGGCTTCCGTTTTTCCAGGACGTTTCATACTGGGTTTAGGAAAAGCTCCCGGAGGACTTAAAATGTCCTCCCTGGCCCTGAATAACGACAAGCTTCCAACCGTAAGCACCATTAGCGAAAAGTTACAAGACATTGTGGCCTATTTATCTGATGATGCGACGGTCACTCAGGAACGCTATGGTGAATTGATAGCACAACCTCAGTTCCTTCATCAAAAACCAGAAGTTTTATGGCTGGGATCCGGAAGCAATTCAGCAAAAGAAGCCGCAAAAAATGGATTGGGATATTCTTACTCACACTTTTTATTAGACCAGCGCGAAAATGAAAGTACCAATATTTATAAAAATCAATTCCAGCCGGGAAACATCATGAAGATCCCACATTTGCAAATAGCAGTATCCGTTTCAGTAGCAGAAGACTTTGATACAGCAAAGAGAAATGCTTACCCGATGACGTACCAGTTTTTAGAAGCACGAAGAGGGTTAGCCCCCAGCCCACTGATGCATCCCGATGAAGTGGAAGACAGAATATTCACTCCGGAAGACAAAAATGATTTCAACAATGTTTTGAAAAATATTATTATTGCTACACCAGACACCATACACAAAAAGCTCTCTGAAATTACAGATTTTTATCAAACAAATAAGCTGATAATCCTAAGCAATATCTATGATAAAGAGCTTCGATTCAAGAATTATGAATGGATTGCTAACCATACACCATGA
- a CDS encoding beta strand repeat-containing protein, which produces MKKILSILGLILGCFSAFGQVPEKMSYQAVIRNLAGQLTVNQSIAVKVSVLQGSAAGPVVYSERLTGNTNANGLITLEIGTGTVLSGTFATINWTTGNYYLKTETDPLGGTSYTITGTSQLLSVPYAMYAKSAGGGGGSFTLPYSATVNNAASLFALTNDGDGTSIEGTNNTTTSSIAAVRGIVSSTTPGGFSTGVRGINNGTGGLGVGVWGSQDGSGWGVYGTSPSGLGVYGNSSGNGFGVYANSNTGTGLNATSNNGIAANFSISNNANNNNVIVASTVGSGTVVNVSSTGNGAGVRSSTGAGFAVHGIASQQSSAGVVADNNGNGEALVGRTTSDIAGAVVGRNDGGGYGVRGFISTNTTGTAIGVFGQVGLNSSTGRAGRFENNNQTNLINTLEVETNGNGDIPDNTQGNASSFLVNNNNSVAAAVRGEVKTIFGNFGAAAIFGVSSGTGGFGGLFHASNTSGNGPALVAITDGNGNAITANASKDGNGVETNIDGGGNALYAWVPSFATGRAGRFEIFNEDNDNEVISVKTVGNGIAGNFKVDRTTGTSAAVKGEVNSIFANFGTAGIYGLSSGTGGYAGLFYASNASGNGPSVLALTDGNGNAITANAGGTGDGIEASCDGTGNAISGFIPNFGTGKAGRFANFNNANGQPVVHVTTTGTGNTLLINHQGPSGNISVYQSASVNVARINKAGRGFFNGGTQNSGADVAEAFDVEGKTSQYEPGDILVISLDSDRTVEKSSKPYSTLVAGVYATKPGVLLTEEHIDADLSDKVPMGVIGVIPTKVCLEGGKISRGDLLVTSSKPGIAMKANPKKVKIGQVIGKALQDYNQNETGKIKVLVNIK; this is translated from the coding sequence ATGAAAAAAATTCTATCTATACTGGGACTGATCCTGGGCTGTTTTTCAGCTTTTGGACAAGTACCCGAAAAAATGAGCTATCAGGCCGTCATCCGGAATCTTGCCGGGCAGCTAACAGTTAATCAAAGTATTGCTGTAAAAGTAAGCGTCCTCCAGGGCTCAGCAGCAGGCCCCGTGGTCTATTCTGAAAGATTGACAGGAAACACGAATGCTAACGGCCTCATTACCCTTGAAATAGGCACTGGAACCGTTCTCTCTGGTACATTTGCAACAATCAACTGGACCACCGGGAACTACTATTTAAAAACAGAAACAGATCCACTTGGTGGAACAAGCTACACCATAACAGGAACAAGCCAGCTGCTTAGTGTCCCATACGCTATGTATGCAAAATCAGCAGGCGGCGGTGGCGGAAGCTTCACTCTTCCCTACTCAGCAACAGTTAATAATGCGGCAAGTTTGTTTGCATTAACAAATGATGGTGACGGCACTTCAATTGAAGGTACTAATAACACGACCACATCAAGTATCGCTGCTGTAAGAGGTATCGTAAGCAGCACTACTCCAGGTGGCTTTTCAACAGGCGTCCGTGGTATCAATAATGGAACAGGCGGTCTGGGAGTAGGTGTATGGGGAAGCCAGGATGGAAGTGGATGGGGTGTTTACGGAACTTCTCCTAGCGGCCTGGGAGTATATGGAAACTCATCAGGAAATGGCTTCGGTGTATATGCAAACAGCAACACAGGAACCGGACTTAATGCAACGAGTAACAATGGTATAGCTGCTAATTTTTCAATATCTAATAATGCTAACAATAACAATGTAATTGTTGCTTCGACTGTAGGATCCGGAACGGTCGTTAATGTCTCATCTACAGGAAACGGAGCCGGAGTTCGAAGCAGCACAGGAGCTGGTTTTGCAGTACACGGGATAGCCAGCCAACAGTCTTCCGCCGGCGTCGTGGCCGATAACAATGGAAATGGCGAAGCTTTAGTAGGAAGAACAACAAGTGACATTGCGGGAGCAGTTGTTGGGAGAAATGATGGTGGCGGATATGGTGTACGGGGATTTATATCAACCAATACTACAGGAACCGCGATTGGTGTATTTGGCCAGGTTGGACTTAATAGCAGTACAGGACGCGCGGGTCGATTTGAAAACAATAACCAAACCAATTTAATTAATACCCTTGAAGTAGAAACTAATGGAAATGGAGATATTCCTGACAATACTCAGGGAAATGCATCGTCATTTCTTGTTAACAACAATAACAGTGTCGCTGCAGCAGTAAGAGGAGAAGTAAAAACAATATTTGGCAACTTTGGTGCTGCGGCCATCTTTGGAGTTTCATCCGGAACAGGTGGTTTCGGAGGTCTGTTTCATGCTTCCAATACATCTGGAAACGGCCCTGCTTTAGTGGCAATTACCGATGGAAACGGAAATGCAATTACCGCAAATGCGAGTAAAGATGGAAATGGTGTAGAAACCAATATTGATGGTGGAGGAAATGCTTTATACGCATGGGTTCCAAGTTTCGCAACTGGACGCGCAGGAAGGTTTGAGATTTTTAATGAAGATAATGACAATGAAGTAATATCTGTAAAAACTGTTGGTAATGGTATCGCAGGTAACTTCAAGGTTGATCGTACTACCGGTACCTCAGCAGCTGTAAAAGGCGAAGTAAATTCAATTTTTGCCAATTTCGGTACTGCAGGTATATATGGTCTTTCATCAGGCACGGGTGGATATGCCGGTTTATTTTATGCTTCTAATGCTTCGGGAAATGGCCCTTCTGTCTTAGCTCTTACAGACGGAAACGGAAACGCGATTACCGCGAATGCCGGTGGCACAGGTGACGGTATAGAAGCTTCTTGTGATGGTACAGGAAATGCTATTTCAGGGTTTATCCCTAATTTTGGTACAGGTAAAGCCGGAAGGTTTGCTAATTTCAACAACGCTAACGGCCAGCCGGTGGTACACGTTACCACTACAGGTACTGGAAACACCTTACTTATTAACCACCAGGGACCTTCTGGTAATATTTCAGTCTACCAGAGTGCTTCAGTGAACGTTGCCCGTATCAATAAGGCAGGAAGAGGCTTTTTTAACGGAGGAACCCAGAATAGCGGAGCCGACGTTGCCGAAGCATTTGATGTCGAAGGAAAAACATCGCAATATGAACCGGGTGACATTTTAGTAATTTCCCTAGATTCTGACAGAACGGTAGAGAAGTCTTCTAAACCTTATTCTACTCTGGTTGCCGGAGTTTATGCTACCAAACCGGGAGTTTTATTAACTGAAGAACATATTGACGCAGATCTTTCCGACAAAGTCCCTATGGGTGTGATTGGAGTTATTCCAACAAAGGTTTGTCTTGAAGGCGGGAAAATCAGCAGGGGTGATCTTTTGGTAACCTCGTCAAAACCAGGAATTGCAATGAAAGCCAATCCTAAAAAGGTAAAAATAGGACAAGTTATTGGTAAAGCTCTTCAGGATTACAATCAGAATGAAACAGGAAAAATTAAAGTACTTGTAAACATTAAATAA
- a CDS encoding T9SS type A sorting domain-containing protein: MKRTSIFGLLFIMLIVTGQLKAQSAVLATGTSVSGGNGSLSYSVGQITYLSKGSGSQVMEGVQQAFEIITLGVHETTSTEDGILLYPNPFKDYLYLDFTVNSYKDSDYQLFDAQGKLIRKDKITQAKSEFNFSSLPSAMYIIRINQEGKNIKTFKIIKK; this comes from the coding sequence ATGAAAAGAACATCTATTTTTGGCCTCCTTTTCATTATGCTTATCGTAACCGGACAGCTAAAAGCTCAATCAGCAGTTCTAGCGACAGGAACAAGTGTTTCAGGAGGTAACGGCTCCCTCTCTTATAGCGTTGGGCAAATCACTTACCTTTCTAAAGGTAGCGGCTCTCAAGTTATGGAAGGGGTACAACAAGCCTTTGAGATCATAACACTCGGTGTTCATGAGACAACTTCAACAGAAGATGGCATTTTACTTTACCCTAACCCGTTTAAAGATTACTTATATCTGGATTTTACCGTGAACAGTTATAAGGATTCGGATTATCAGCTATTCGATGCTCAGGGTAAATTGATCAGAAAAGATAAGATCACTCAGGCAAAATCTGAATTCAACTTTTCTTCTCTTCCGTCAGCGATGTATATCATCAGAATTAACCAAGAAGGTAAAAACATCAAAACATTCAAAATCATCAAAAAATAA